The Apium graveolens cultivar Ventura chromosome 10, ASM990537v1, whole genome shotgun sequence nucleotide sequence TTGGTATGTCCTTCAGGTTCATCTTGACCTGGTTGTATCCGGAaaaggcgtccatgaaacttatCATGATGTGTCCGGAGTTGGCATCTATCAGTTGATCAATATTTGGGAGAGGTAtgggtccttcgggcatgcatcGTTTAGATCAGTGTAGTCCACACATATTCTCCATTTGCCGTTGGGCTTCTTCACCATAACAACATTATCTAGCCACTCCGGATATTTGATTTTTTTGATAATTCCTGCTTTGAGTAACTTCTCCACTTATTCGTCTATGGCCTTTTGCCTCTCCGAggcaaaatttcttctcttctaTTTGACTGGTTTTCTGTTTGGGTTGACATCCAAGCTGTGCATTTCTATGGACTCATGTAGTCCGGGCATGTCTCTTGGACTCCAGGAAAAAAATATCTTTGTACTCCCGGAGCAGGGACACTAATCTTTCCTTGAAGGACTCCTTGAGTCCTGACCTAATTTTCACCTTTTTGTTAGGACTGCTTTCATCAACCTGGACTTCTTTTGTTTCAACTGCAGCTTCGATTTTTGCTTGTTCTTTGTTTGAAACCATTTGATGAATTCGGGCTTAAGAGTTCTTCTTAAAATATGAGTTTACTTGTTCAGATTTTTTGGTTTCTTGCGTGGTAGGACTGGCTTGGTCTAGGACCTTATTTTCCTTATCCACTgccatgacttggttgcttgccGATCCTTCCGGACTTGTTATATTTGCTTCTTGGTCCGGACTTGATTCAATTAGTTGTACTTCTTTTGTTGCTTCTTCCCTTGTCCGGGGTCGGTGCTTCTTCATGCTTTGTTGCTTGCGAAGGACTGTTGCCTTCCTTTTGTTGTCCTGGTGGGTTTCTGCCATCACTAACCCCTGGGTGTAGCATGTTTCAGCCACTCCATAATCTCCTTTTATTTCCCCGACTCCTGTCGGGGTTGAGAACTTGATtttgagatgggagattgaagttatcgCTTGCATCATGGTTAGAGCTGATCTGCCAATAATTCCGTTGTATGACGAAGGAGCGTTGATCACATAAAACTTGATGACATGAGTCACTTGGTTAGGAGCAGGTCCAAAAATGACTGGCAGATATAAAGTTCCTTGAATCGGGACTAAGTTGTGGCCGAACCCATAGAGTGGGTCCTCCCGACACTCGTTTGAGCGGATACTCCCTAACTGCATTCGATCCACTAtgtgcttgaagagaatatttactgaggaaccattgtctatgagcattcttcttacttcattatcaaagatgtcCAAAGTGATAACCAAAGCTGCATTGTGATGAGGGTTGACTCATTCGTAGTCCTTActgctgaaggatatcaccaggTCTGGGAGTGGTTGGATTGAGAGCACTTCTTTGCCGAAGTCCGGGCTCCGAGGTGGGGAGTGGGAGCCTCCTAGGACTACATTGACTACATTCTTTCCTCTCTTCTGCGCTTCCCCCTTGTTGTTGCTGTCCCAGACTAAGTACTTGTTCATATTTCCTTTCTTCACTTGGTcctcaatgaagtacttgagtgataagcaGTTCTTAGTCTTGTGGCCACGGGTCTCATGATAATCACACTGCCtattgtaaggcctgctctccggaggagtttgcattGCTTTCAGAGGATAATAGAAATGCTTGTCTTTTACCACTTTCAAGATTTCCTCCCGGTtcatgttgagaggagtccaTTCTGGCTCCTGCTTCGGCTCCCAGGGTTGCTTCATGGGTCCTGGATCGCTGTTTGACTCCTGCTTAGGACCAAGTCTCTGGAAAATCGTAATAATTTGTCTTTCTTGGCTTTTTTGGTTTTGTTTGAACTTCTTATCCTGATGGTAACCTCCTTTCGGTCGATCATAAGTATTTTTACTCCTGGACCCCCCATTCCGGCTCATCCTCATTGCCTGGAGCATATCTATTTCCTTTATGAATCTGGCAGCCATGGAGTAAGCTGCTGCCAGAATTTGCGGCTCCTTATTGATTAGCTCCACGATATATCTCTCATTGTGCTCTGGGTCCAAGTTTCTCCTGAAAATGCTCAAAGCTTCCCTCTCATCCAAGCACAAGACTttgttgattgcttcctggaactGGTGCATGTATGCAGAGAGGGACTCATTATCATGCTgccggattgtctccaggtgacacatgtgcatttcgtgCATTTTGTTTTCCCGAAATCTCCGAAGGAAGGAGGTGCTGAACTCCTTCCGACTATGGATGCTGCGTGAGgggatcctgctgaaccatcACTGGGCCCCTCCTTTAATAGTTGAAGTGAAGAAGCTTGATTTCGTTAGGTCATTGTAGTAATATATTTGCGCTATCTACTCAAAGTAGTTCAGGCGCTCCTCCGAGTCTCCTAGACCATCAAaggagtcaaagttgtaatgcTTCAAGTCCCGCTACCGGGGAATGGCCTCTAAGGAGTGGCTGAAAGGTGTTTCTCCAATTTCTACTCCTGAGTCTCTTTCCATCTTTCTTTGTAATTCATAGATCATATCTTTCAGGTCCTTCtgcttttcttcttcttcatcatcagaaatcagctcCGGAGTAGGGTCTCTCTGGGTTCTCTTGCTCCTGGACTTGGCTAGTAGCTTCTCTTCTTCTAGCTGCATTCTCCtttggatctttagctcaagCTTTGCTTTTTCCTCTTTCCTGATTTGCTCCCGCACCTCTTCCAACTTTCTCTGCTTAGCAACTTCTGTTTCTTTTTTATTATCTTGATATTTTTTGCTTTTCTTCCCCTTGGCTCCAATTCGGTCAAAAACAGATCTCTTAGATTGCTGGGAGTCCCAGGACTCCTCCGGTTCCTCCTCGAGTTTGGTTTCTTCCTGGAGCCGGGTTTGCTCCTGCCTGTAAAATCTGATCGCTTCTGCCATTTTAATCACTTGTAAGGTTGTCCATGTGCTCTTCAGCCACCAGGACATTAGTGTACTTGTATTGGTTCAGCTCAATAAGGGTTCTGGCATCCCTGGTGTTTATAATTCTCTCCACTATGGGAATGTgcaatggttgctcctggaacGTTTCTCTCTCGGCTCCAGGATCAAAAGCTTGGGAGTGGTCCGACTCCTAGACCTGAGTACTAGCAGATGGTCTCCCAGAAGTATGctttcctggtcttgccatttcTCAACAATACCAACAACAACTAACAACAATATGCTACTGAAAAACAAGCTcttaaattttcaaattttgttAAATGTACTAGGTAGGCTTGATTTATATATAGTAATATTTAtttgtaattttaaaaaataatgttgGCCGGTTAATTAATGATTTCTTCATGGGTTAAGTTTAAGTTTATGGAGCGATTCTTCAATGCAAAGGTTGCATCACATGGTAGTACATTATAGTTGCCGATTTCCCTAAAGATGTAAAAGCTAAAATTGTTATATTTATACA carries:
- the LOC141690520 gene encoding uncharacterized protein LOC141690520 codes for the protein MHMCHLETIRQHDNESLSAYMHQFQEAINKVLCLDEREALSIFRRNLDPEHNERYIVELINKEPQILAAAYSMAARFIKEIDMLQAMRMSRNGGSRSKNTYDRPKGGYHQDKKFKQNQKSQERQIITIFQRLGPKQESNSDPGPMKQPWEPKQEPEWTPLNMNREEILKVVKDKHFYYPLKAMQTPPESRPYNRQCDYHETRGHKTKNCLSLKYFIEDQVKKGNMNKYLVWDSNNKGEAQKRGKNVVNVVLGGSHSPPRSPDFGKEVLSIQPLPDLVISFSSKDYE